From Daucus carota subsp. sativus chromosome 6, DH1 v3.0, whole genome shotgun sequence:
GGACTGCTTAtatagtattatataatttatcatatattatgtattatatataaaataaattattacttTAGTATTATTGGTATATTATCTGCTAAGCAAGGAACTATCTAGCTTAACTATGGCTACAAGTCAACAAGTTATAATAGTTTGTTATATTTAAGTAGAGAGAGAGTAGTAGAGTACTATAGTTAGTAATTAACATTATTTCTATAGAGAGATACTGTGTAACTAAGTCTTGTATAAATAAGAAACACAGGGCTGATTCATACTTTACATTTCTGGATCATCTTTTACATATCGTAACAGTGCTCATCTACTTCATTTCGATTATATTAAtcagtatttatattttaaatattttctttcttatttattttggtaaaatacgtactaatgaataatatttaattagtgattatactttattttgtattaaaaaattttatgagataattatctaatttgtataatattttttattatataaaaaccgtaaccaaaccgaaaaaaaccgtttgAAACGGTTCAGTAACGGTTTTAAGGTAGAAACCGAACCGACATGTacggttcggtaacggttttagCTAAAAACCGAGCTgaaccgacccgtgcacacccctaCTTGCAATGGTGTTGCTCACTGGATTGCTTCGAAGAATCTGCCACTCAACTGGGTGTTTAATGCCCTGATGAGTTGTCCTCTCTGCTGTAGAGCGATTCTGTCTCTTGTTCCGGAGTTGGTTCAACTCCTAATCCGTAAAAGAAAAAGGGTAGCGAGACTGGGAGAGGTAATGAATCGCAATTGCATGACGTATGTTTAGCACGCATGAGAAAAAGAAACTAAGAAAGTGAGTGAAATGGCAGTATCGTAAAAATGTGGAAAGTGAATGGCTTTATGAATACGATCCCATCTGCTCTTTATGAAACGGCTACAGTAATAAAGGCAACAAAAGTAAAAGCATCAACACAACACATCTCCCtttgatatatgtatttatataattaggAAAAAATACagctttttttgttttaatttattattattgttattaaccTCCCCAGCTAATCTCATGCCCCTCTATAATAAACACAGAGAGATACAGATAGGTAGAGAGATCTGAGATTTGTTGGTTGCTGAATCAGATGTTCAACACATTATCTGCAACTTGTAAGTCACAAATCTTGTTtattatgtatgtatgtttgtATGCATCTCTCGATTTGTGTTGTTTTTAGCTGAGAAATCTGATTTGAATCGAGTAGTATTGTTAATACTCATTGTTTGTTGTTGCTTGTTGCAAGATTTGAGGTGAAAAACTCAAGTGGGGTATAGTGAGATTTGGCAATGTGGGATGTGATTTAGATAGGTGGTTTCCAaacctgtgtgtgtgtgtgtgtgtgtgaatttgGGAACAGAGGCTCTGAATTTGATTAGAGGAAAGGGGGAAAGGGTGAGATTTGATGGAGGATTGGTCAGTGTATGCGAATAGTCCTGCTCATCTGGCTGTTGCGAGGGCTGATTACGCTGCGCTCAAGAGGCTAATCTCTGCTCTTCCTAGGCTTGCGAAAGCCGGGGAGGTTAATACGGAGACTGAGAGTTTGGTGGCTGAGGCTGAGGCAGATGCTGTTTCCGCTGTCATTGATCGCCGTGATGTTCCTGGTAGAGAGACCCCGTTGCATTTGGCAGTTCGCCTTCGGGATCCTATTTCTGCCGAGATTTTGATGGCGGCTGGGGCAGATTGGAGTCTGCAGAATGAGAATGGATGGAGTGCTTTACAAGAAGCCGTTTGTAACCGAGAGGAGAATATTGCGATGATCATTGCTCGCCATTATCAGCCTTTTGCGTGGGCTAAATGGTGCCGGCGTCTGCCTCGAATTGTTGCCTCAGCTGCTCGAATTCGAGACTTTTATATGGAGATTACGTTTCATTTTGAAAGTTCAGTGATTCCGTTTATTGGTAGAATTGCTCCATCCGACACCTACCGCATATGGAAGCGTGGTTCAAACCTCCGTGCTGATATGACCCTTGCTGGTTTTGATGGCTTCCGTATTCAGAGGTCTGATCAAACTTTTCTTTTTCTCGGGAATGGATATTCGTCAGATGATAATAATGTTTCACTACCTCCTGGTTCTTTAATTGTCCTATCTCACAAGGAGAAGGAAATTACAAATGCTTTAGAGGGAGCTGGTGCCCAGCCATCAGAAGCAGAAGTTGCTCATGAAGTAGCCTTGATGTCTCAAACTAACATGTATAGGCCTGGAATTGACGTTACTCAGGCTGAGCTTGTTCCCCATCTGAATTGGCGGAGACAGGAGAGGACCGAGATGGTAGGAAACTGGAAGGGAAAAGTCTATGATATGCTTCACGTGATGGTGAGCGTGAAATCAAGGCGAGTACCTGGTGCTATGACAGATGAGGAGCTTTTTGCAGTGAATGAGGATGAAAGGTTAGTAAATGGAGCTGATCAGGATGAGTATGACGATGTTTTAACAGCTGAAGAAAGAATGCAGTTAGATTCTGCACTTCGCATGGGTAATGCTGAAGGCCCCTGTGATGATGAAGAGTCGGATGTTCAGGGTGGCCATGAAAATGGCTGCGGAACTTCATTTGAAAGTTGTGAATCAAATGGTTCTAAGGAGAAAAAAAACTGGTTTGGGTGGAACAAGAAAGGTTCAAAAGCCGTCGGTGATAACCAGGATGACTCAAAGAGCTTAAAAAAGTATTCCAAGTTGGCCCCTGAAGGTAGCAATCAGAAGCTTACTGAGAGTCAAAGATCTTCATCTGACCTTCACAAGGAGGATGCAGGGGACCATAAGAAGAATAAGGGtaacaagaaaaaaaagaaaaaaggggTAAATGGCGAGCCTAAAAGTGAGAGTGAGTATAAAAAAGGTTTAAGACCAGTCTTGTGGTTGACACCTGATTTTCCCTTACAAACAGAGGAACTAATACCGTTACTGGATATCTTAGCCAACAAAGTGAAAGCTGTTAGAAGACTAAGGGAGCTTTTAACTACAAAATTACCACATGGTACCTTTCCCGTCAAGGTAATTCTTTCTTTATTATTCTGCATCTCTAAATATCACAAGGAAGTGTACCAGCATACTTTGCTCCTTCATATAGGTTTGTGTCTACCATTTTAGTTCTGGTTTGTGCTTAATCTTGCAGTCATCATCATTCATATGCAATGTAATCTAAAAACAAGTGTACCTGATGAATTAAAACGATTAAGCATGAGCAAAGGTGGAATATCTCCTCACtaaataaacaaagaaaatgaTCCAGTTCCCAAATAAATGCTTCTACTTTTACCGCTACACTCCTTTAACATGGTTTGTATGTAGTGAGCTGTGAGCAAACATAAGTTCTTATATATTTGCATGTCCATAATTAATATTACTATTTATGGGAAGAAAGAAGTATTCTATTATGATGTCTTCATGGTATCGCTTGTATCTACAGTCTTAAGGTCATTGCTTGTTTACCTGGTCTTCAAATTACTAGTAGGCAATACCAGGTGCCGGAATAAAATTTGGGGACAATACGTCAGTGAACTCAGAAACAGCAAATGCTGGTTTTGTAAATTGTAACTGAACGGCAAATAGCCGAATCCGGTGAACCCATTGCATAGTAGTTTACTGGCTTCCTTCTCAAATCTCAGAAGTATTTATGCAAGTAATTAAGTATTATGGAATTCTATATTCACCCCAAAATTGAGCCAAAAACGTTAATTGAAGCCTTCCTCCCTTTGGCATAAGAATTTTGAACCTTGGGACTGGCTGGTGCCTTATTTTCTTATTGTCTCAAGTGCTTTGCAATAATAGGTTGGGGGGTGCATTTTTTGGAATTAGACGAGCATTAGTTAAAATAATCATAGTACATTAGTAACTCTCTTTATTGTATCATTTCAAGGTGCTTACACATCAGTATAGTCTCAGCTATATTAGGGTGAGCAAGTATACTGGATAATGTGGAAGCCTTTCTGACTTTCAACTATGTTTTGGGGTTCAAACACAATAAGAGGGTGGGGGTACGGGCACCTACTGATAATTTATATGGTTGATCTAGTCACAGCATGGTCATGTTTGGCAATCAATTGATTGATTATTTAGTGTCTGCAACTCACGCCACTAGGGTCCTCATCTCAACTTCTTTACCATTCTTTTAGTTCATATGTTGATGGCATAATGAATTACACTAATCAGTATGCTGATAAATGCCATTTTACCTAATTAAATTGGTTAcatatgcttttttttttttcctgttgAAGATATCGAACAGATGCATCTTCTTGTTTGCATTGCATATAATATACCACTTTTTAAATATTACACGTAAATGTGTGAAAGTAAAATGTATACAAGagacttagcaaaaaaaaaaaaaaaaaaaaaaaaaaaaaaaaaatgtatacaagAGATTGCTAAAAAGGCCGATAAAATTAGTAGCAAAGCCAAATATGTAATCAAGAGATTGCAAAATTGGTAGCAACACCATTAGAATGCACAAAGTTATAAGGCCAAGCTCTCTCACCTATTTCagaatttattataatcatTGTAAAGATGATTAGGCAACTTATATTGCATGATACCCATGTTAGCTGACCAACACTCTTAAAACCTCAGGTCTTCTGGAAAATCCTCCagattattttttatcatttctCTTCCCTTGAAAGCCTATCTTGGGATTCCTGAGTGCATTACTAGGAGGCTAGGAGCTCTCAGCATAGCCTTCATTATGGCATTATTGAAACAGGTTCTTGCATATATAAGATTTATGTACCAACATTCTGGAAGTTGCTCAAGAAAGCATGCTTGATCCTGTGTGAGCCAGAGATTTGATTAGACATGATCAAAGAATGAGCTTATCTACTCAGATCACCATCTCGAGAACAATAGTTTTTGGCTCTTTGTATTATTGAGTTTTATATGATTGACAGACGGAATGTTTGCTGTTAAAATTTGAGAATAGATTTAGACATCTATAATGTGCAAATATACCTATTGCTGTAACAATGATCTATCATTTACGCctctcttctcttcttttgGTTTCTGTATTATTGTTGTCCTTATCCTGTATTTGTGCAAGCAAAATATAGTTCACTGTGGTCAATTAAATCTGACATACCTGCATACTGGCTAACAATGTGGGACTTGACTATTGTTTGTAACTGTAGATTGCCATCCCCATTGTGCCCACCATCCGAGTCTTGGTCACATTTACAAAGTTTGAAGAGCTTCAACCAGTTGAGGAATTCTCAACTCCTCTCTCCAGCCCAACACACTTTCAAGATGCCAAGTCGAAAGAAGCAGAAGGGTCGCAATCATGGATATCATGGATGAAGGGGAGCCGTTTACCATCAAGTGACAGTGAGGGTCGCAGCTTCAAGGATGAAGTTGACCCATTTCACATACCATCAGATTATACATGGGTCGATGCCAATGAGAAAAAGCGACGCATGAAAGCCAAGAAGGCCAAgaacaagaaaaacagaaaacaaGTAGGTGCTAAAAATCCAGAGAGTGTACGCCATGTGGGAGAGAATATGGAATAATCATACACAGTTTCTTTCTGGTAAGGTTTCTGTTTCAGAGTCTTTAGCCGCAAGAGAAGACAACACTTCCTGTAGAGGCTTTATTTCTTCCTTATTGGTGATGGCAAGAATTACATGAAGTATGTTGGGACGGCCTCTTAGGTTATGCTGCTCTTGTTGTATTTGTTATAATTCCCTTGGAAATTTCGAGGAACTCTATTTCCTTGCATCATTACAAGTTTACTGCTTCGCCAATATTGGAGACTGCGTGGTGTATCTGTATgtatgattatttaattatgtattttCTGCTTCAGTTTCTTATATTGTCAAATCGTATGATGCAAATTTTGTGAATGAAGTTGGTTAGTGTTGGTGGACGTGGACACCATGAGAAATGAAATGAGGACACACTATAGAAAGAGCAGTAAGACCTGCATTTGTAGCTTGGTGATCGGTTAATGGTGTCTGAGAGACTGTTTGTTGGTGTGGAGGAAGGCATCATAAGGAATATGGTGACCGATAGACCGGATTGATAATTATTAGAGTTTAAATTCAATGTTCGGGCCTTTGTTTACAGGTTACTATCCCTTTTATTCCACCACCAACTCAAATTTCCGGATGGCGTTGATTGAGAAAAGTTGTACAAGACAGATTATTAGATAGTTCTGTCTCTATTGCAGTAAGTCGATTCTGGTTTAATgttatattgttaaaattagatgttcatattaaaatgattgagtttattaaaaaaatatataaaaataaatgacaTGTCCCGCAAGTAAAATGCATCATATCATCAGaacaattatatgtaaaaatattatattgaaaaCATCATACAAgaaagtattaaaaaaatataaactctaagatattacaatataaaaactaataatttgtatatatacgATATACGCTCAGTCatctataaaaattttaaatctaaatTATTCTAGAAgtaataaatctattttttttggaaataaaaattatgattaataaaaatgaaatagatgtattaataaaaaattaacacgACCcgttttaaaatttatgttagGTTATATTAAAGTTACTTCAACGGCTGACTGTGTTAAAATTTTCCTCTCGAACCtttcacaatttaaataaaatttgtccaatgaaagttttttttagACTTGTTAcaatttcaatattaaaaaagGAAATGAGAGGAACCCAATGGGACTGCCCATATTTCGGTGTAACCATACAATGGTATGACTGTCTCATTTCAATCTAAAGATCAATTTCATACATCAACtagtaaataaaaaatgattacaaatttTGTACTCCCAAAAACAAATTACACGATTGTGAAAATAACAAAGCAGTTGAATTTTCTCTATTTAAAAGGCGGTTCCATTTCATGAGCAAATTCTCCGTGGCTCGTTTTGCTATGACCGAATAGGTAGTGCTAATCAATGACATGTTGCAAGAAATGTTTTTATCTGTTTTTGTGTCCAATCAATTAGGTTTCAAATGTCGGATACAGGGATGAACAATCCACGTTACTTAGACTGTATTGAATACAATTCTTCAACTTCCAACCGGCAATTTTGAAGATGTTCCTGAGAATATTGAACTATAATTTCTTTCAAGGGATTCATTTTATGAGAGAATACGATGGTACATTGCCAAAGAAAATATATGTGAAGCATCtacttaaagaatgaaacttcTTATTTGTTTCTTCTTACGTCTTTGCTCCAAAACTAGAGGCTTTTTTGGATTGACTCAATTCAATCAAAGAGTCGGAGTTTCTCTTGCCAACAAAACTCAGATCACTACGGGCACCTAATCATGCAAGAATTCCAAAGGTGCATTGATACAAAGAAGAGTGTTTGGTAGTCCTTACTGATGCTCTGGAAGAATATTTGCAATCTTTACAAGATGAGCAACCACCACAGCTAGAACAACCTGATCCTGAAATTCCCAAAGAACCGGTTATTGTTATTGATACTATCCATTAACAAATTCCTGAAGAACCTATTGTTGAAGATCAATCTCTAGTAGAAGAAGCTATTCTTGAACTTGAACCTGAAGTTGATGCTGACCATCAAGACTCGGGGGATGAAGTTATAAAAACTGAGGCTGACGACTTTCTTCAGGATAATACCAATGTACTGATGATGGCTCTGAAGGAGCTAGCATGCCAATCAGTCAAAAGGGGACAAGTACACCGGCTGGAGTCCACACTTCAGAACTAGCTCGCATATCGGCTATTGTGTGATACTTTCACTTTGGATACTTCCACTTTGATTCAATATGGGGATTTGCTTTTAGAGCTGCCATAGGTACTTTTGATAGCCATCAACTCTTCAACTCGAACCAAGTAACCATCCATCCATCCCTTCTCACTCTTCCATTTTATATCAACAACTACTTCTTGAAGGGTTTCAATAAGAGCACGATCCTCCTCATCACTCTAATTCCTCTTATTCTTTAATCTTCCAATGTTCATActatacatgaaaaatcatgaaAAGACATAATTAGTATTTAAAAAGTTTGTCATGCACAATTCGACAAGTATAATTTGTGTAATGTGTCATTGAACAATAGTGATTCAACTTGACCCACATAAGAAAGTGATATTTTAATCAATGAAACACATTATGAAATGGTTCAACTCAAACTAAAATATCGACGAATATAACTTATTCAATTCAACTATAATGTTCACCGGAAAGAGTAAAGGATGTCACTAGGTATACTTCAAGGATGTTAGGACATGCAAAGAACATGACACATCTCCTCTAGTTAATAATACCTAGCCAGCACAAAGATAACCGTTCAAGAAGAATGTAAAAGCGTAAGCATGTAGAATTTAAAAGCAGTGGAAGGGAGTTTCATGTTGATCATTGGATCTTTAAATGAATAGCTAAAAATACTCTGGCCGATCTcctataacatattttatatatttaatttcatcatattttatttttaatgtcatGTAGTCCTTGTTGAGCATGCATGAGTTAATTGTTTGGTGAAGCTTGTAATTATAGTCACATAAAGCTTTAAATTATCGTTTGTATTTTTAGGTTTCACAAACTTTTCTTAATTTGTATATCTCAAAAATACAGCTTCCCCACAATCCtgtgtaatataataatattacttGTTTAGGTGCCTGAtggaattttgaaataaaattggcGATATTGGTTGGGAAATATAAATGATAGAAAAGAAGACAAAGTAGTTTTACTTTTAATCTTTATCACTCACTTAGTAATATTAAGTTGATCGTGTGCATCCTTCTCTGAGTGGTAAACTTATGTTCCCGTAACAATGTATAAATGGTGATGTTTTCTTGCATACTGTGTTGAACATTTGCTGTATTTGACTTCCTTGACTAGCTAAGAGATCAGAAGAGGAAAGGCAAGTGGGCGGGTAATGTGTCTGAACTACCACTGGAGAAAGCACATGCACAATTGGAGCGATATCAGAACCTTGATGATGAAGAGACGGATTCTGATAAGAAACTTGGTGGTAATGGAAACACATATTTTGTTGTGCCCATACTAATGGCACATTCGAGTAATTTATCCAAAAATTATAACCCATATAGAATAGAGTACGTTGTGTGTATGTCAACGTTCAGTGTACAAAATTGTCTCAGGCATCTTACATAATGTTGTTTAACACATGAGAGAATATGTTATATTGCTTCTACAAATGTGTAGACATGCATGCACCCACACCTacacatttttcatatttacatgcggtttagaatataaatttacacacacacatatacaccacATACACAATGATACAAATTTACCAGACAAATTTAAATGTAAATAGGGAAAGGAGAAAGTGACACATGTGCTTGTAATCTCGTTtcttttctaattatttttgcATTTAAATCTTTAAGAAAGATTTTAGACTGTTGCTGATTGACTATATTAACTGCCATACAACCCATGTCAACTATCACTATAAATTACTTATTCAGTTCTATTACCCATGTCCACTTCTTATCAGTGAAAAATCATATATCATTTCATACTCATTAGTCTTCAAATAGAAAAGAAATTCATTTATGGAAATTTCTCTAATTGTGAAAAAAATCTGGTAAATTTTTCTTTGAtggtatttttttctttttatttgtcTTCCTATTGTTTGTAAAACTCTTTAGGTTCAGTAAGAGTTTCCTCAACTGCACACTGTTCCAGTAATGTTTACGAGGATCTCAGTGATGATTGTTTATCAAAAAGTCAACTTGCTGtggaaaaaatttcaatttcatcTATTCACCCTCTGGTGACCTGAAAATTACATCAAATTGTAATCGTGCTACTATGCAACCTTTTGTTTTTTGCAAAGACATGCGGACGATTTTAAAAGCTGCGGAAAGTAAATTTTTAAGGTCAAATGCAGGTGTTTGATCATAGAATTCAGTAGTTAACTTGGTAAAAGAATTGTTTTGCAATTATCTAGAACAGACAGATGGTTCTGCAGAAGATTATCTAGATTCCAATTGCAGCAGAGGGAGGTACTCGGGAACTGATGACATAAGTAATGGAACAGAAAAAGTAAGAATTCCGCTTGTTGATGATTTTGGCAATGAGGATGTTCTTGATTTTACGTATATTTCCCAAATACAATTTATCAGAATGCATATGTGCATGTGTCCCTAGCTCGCATTGCTGACGATGACTGATGTTCAATATGTGCTGGAAATTGTCTTTTATCACAAGTCCCTTGTGTATGTGCTCGTGATACTGGAGGAGAGTATGCATACAAAAAACAAGGCCTTCTGAAAGAAGAGTTTCTGAGGTTATATATTTCTATGAACTTGGAGCCTCACAAACACTATTTGTTTAAATGTCAAGATTGTCCTTTAGAGAGGGCTAAAAATTCTTGCAAACCTGAACCATGCAAGGGGCATTTAGTCAGGAAATTCATCAAAGAATGCTGGAGGAAATGTGGCTGCAGTATGCTCTGTGGGAATAGAGTTGTACAGAGTGGTGTTACCAGAAATCTGCATGTGAGCAAATTCAGCCTAGTCTTGTTTCTTCACCTTCTGTTTGCAAACTTTGCATTACATATGAAAATGTGGCATTAAGCAAccgttattaattatattttggaaTATTAGAACTATGATTCATATTCGACTGTGAGTACTTCAGCATATTATGTGATTGTGTACATGTATTATGTCTTGAGAAGTGTTATTTTACAACTTTTATCAATTCGGTGCCTATTAAAATTTGCTCAGTAAATTTTGATTATCAATCAAAATTTGCTCAATAAACCTTGATGCGGATTTGGGTTCTAGAAAGAGTTTTGAGGGATGAGGATGATCTTTGCTTGGATGAAACATTATATGGAAATATTGCACGGTTTATCAATCACAGGTAATAATCGTTATTGTATCCGTCTCTAAGTGTGTCCAGATTCTTTCATACTTGATATTGTCTCGGAATGTAATTGACAAATGATTCATTTTCACTGAGGAATTGGCAATCAAATACCTCATTAGAAAGATTTAATCTCTGGAACTTTTTTCTGAGCAGTGAATTCCGGAATTCTTTGTTCCGGAATTTACTGCTCAGAAGAAAGTTCCAGATTCTATATTAATTTCCTCGGATTAATTCAAATGACAACTATCCACCTATTATGCCTGAAATATGTGGCATATAACTGAGTTTAGAGTTGGTGGCTTTGCATTCTCCTCTAATCTTGAGAATATGTTTTTCTTATGAAGGCCATGTAATTTGTTGTTTAATATTGGAACTAATTAAACTTGGCATCTCCTGAATTTATGCTATTTACAATTATAATTGTACACTCCAAACTGACAGTCTGCTTACCATTGCCTATGATGGAGTTACATCTTTTGAGTCATTTGCATCCATATTCAAGCATCTCAATCatacatattattttgttttctcattttcttatattcataatttttttggtcAATTCTTACAAAAGACTTAGACTGAAGCTGTATTAGTGTTGTTGCTGAATAATCTGTCCTCTGGTtccatttatatacattttcaaTTTATATGCAGTGTTTCAATACATTAATTTTCTTTAGTATGGATATGTTGTAATATTTTAGTAGAGGTCGGGCTGGCAAAAATATTTAAGGCtaaattatgttttgtttatatGCGGTAAATgctgaaagtattatatatctGATTTAAATTCGACAACAAATTCAAAGACAGATATAAAATAATGTAGTATATCAAGTAGGTCACCTGGAGAGGGATTATACATTAGTAAGCTCCTTGCTTCTACTATTGAAGCATTCTGCTATACAACAGCAATAAGAGACAGATAGTAATGCTAGCTACCTTACCACCAATgttgtgaaaagcgcaaatcggtcCTAAGCGATGGAGTGACCTTCTAGCGCTAAAGCagacgcttaagcggaattttaagcgggtcaataagcggattaataaaatataaataaatatttagttataatattaatgtagttaaaaataatattatgttgggtaagaatttatatttttaatatttttaataaaatacatatttttgattttttaatatagttataattatatttaaaaaaataaatattttagaatttaaaaattagcaagtcaacatcattttgaccgcCAAATTACCGCTTAATGACCGCTTCATAGTCCGCTTAATTTCCAAAAACGCTTAATCACACGCTTAATATAAAATCGAAGCGTCTTAGGGCCGATTCCGCTTaggcggccgcttaatgcgcttttcacaacactgcCTGCCACAGATATAGATGGACTAGTGTAACATTTTTACCTCAACTGCCATGGCTTTAGGTTTTATAGCTCTAATGTTTATGTCAAAACTGAGAATAATGTTCAATCTGGCGATACAATTTAATTATCATCTGGAGTTAACCTTCAGCTATTGTACcagtgattatttaattatttttcctcCAGAATTTGAATAAACCGAATAcatagtcctcttcatagatgacTATGCTTTAAGCACACTATTGTGTATTAGACtctttctaatttcatacaaataaattaacaaaaaaataaaaaacattagTGAAGGCCAACTTGTTGGTTGGCTACATGATTATCAGTTTGCTATTTTATTCTCAAAAAGCAATAGTATTGCTAAAACACATGCTCAGGTATGATGTCATAGTTTCTTATATTTCCATCAATGGTTAACTAGAGGGCCATCTTCCCTTGCATCATGTAATATACATCGTAGATGAGTCATAGTTTTTGCCACTGCAGGTATAGGATTACATGAGTACTTTTTCTCGAGCGTTTTTATCAGTTAACTCTTTACAATGTTCACTGCATCACTTAGAGAAATATTGCATTactttgattttagaaaagtttGCGTGGTGTTTATCCCCATTTTAAGATATTCAGGTTATAATTCAAGGTTATCAATCTTAGGTGCCATGATGGAAACTTTCTTGCAATACCTGTTGAAATAGAGTCTTCTGATCATCATTACTACCATGTAAGAAGCCAAATATTTCAGGTATTT
This genomic window contains:
- the LOC108227668 gene encoding uncharacterized protein LOC108227668 isoform X2; protein product: MEDWSVYANSPAHLAVARADYAALKRLISALPRLAKAGEVNTETESLVAEAEADAVSAVIDRRDVPGRETPLHLAVRLRDPISAEILMAAGADWSLQNENGWSALQEAVCNREENIAMIIARHYQPFAWAKWCRRLPRIVASAARIRDFYMEITFHFESSVIPFIGRIAPSDTYRIWKRGSNLRADMTLAGFDGFRIQRSDQTFLFLGNGYSSDDNNVSLPPGSLIVLSHKEKEITNALEGAGAQPSEAEVAHEVALMSQTNMYRPGIDVTQAELVPHLNWRRQERTEMVGNWKGKVYDMLHVMVSVKSRRVPGAMTDEELFAVNEDERLVNGADQDEYDDVLTAEERMQLDSALRMGNAEGPCDDEESDVQGGHENGCGTSFESCESNGSKEKKNWFGWNKKGSKAVGDNQDDSKSLKKYSKLAPEGSNQKLTESQRSSSDLHKEDAGDHKKNKGNKKKKKKGVNGEPKSESEYKKGLRPVLWLTPDFPLQTEELIPLLDILANKVKAVRRLRELLTTKLPHGTFPVKVFWKILQIIFYHFSSLESLSWDS
- the LOC108227668 gene encoding uncharacterized protein LOC108227668 isoform X1, which codes for MEDWSVYANSPAHLAVARADYAALKRLISALPRLAKAGEVNTETESLVAEAEADAVSAVIDRRDVPGRETPLHLAVRLRDPISAEILMAAGADWSLQNENGWSALQEAVCNREENIAMIIARHYQPFAWAKWCRRLPRIVASAARIRDFYMEITFHFESSVIPFIGRIAPSDTYRIWKRGSNLRADMTLAGFDGFRIQRSDQTFLFLGNGYSSDDNNVSLPPGSLIVLSHKEKEITNALEGAGAQPSEAEVAHEVALMSQTNMYRPGIDVTQAELVPHLNWRRQERTEMVGNWKGKVYDMLHVMVSVKSRRVPGAMTDEELFAVNEDERLVNGADQDEYDDVLTAEERMQLDSALRMGNAEGPCDDEESDVQGGHENGCGTSFESCESNGSKEKKNWFGWNKKGSKAVGDNQDDSKSLKKYSKLAPEGSNQKLTESQRSSSDLHKEDAGDHKKNKGNKKKKKKGVNGEPKSESEYKKGLRPVLWLTPDFPLQTEELIPLLDILANKVKAVRRLRELLTTKLPHGTFPVKIAIPIVPTIRVLVTFTKFEELQPVEEFSTPLSSPTHFQDAKSKEAEGSQSWISWMKGSRLPSSDSEGRSFKDEVDPFHIPSDYTWVDANEKKRRMKAKKAKNKKNRKQVGAKNPESVRHVGENME
- the LOC108225658 gene encoding LOW QUALITY PROTEIN: histone-lysine N-methyltransferase SUVR4 (The sequence of the model RefSeq protein was modified relative to this genomic sequence to represent the inferred CDS: inserted 1 base in 1 codon; substituted 1 base at 1 genomic stop codon) yields the protein MSDTGMNNPQPIVEDQSLVEEAILELEPEVDADHQDSGDEVIKTEADDFLQDNTNVLMMALKELACQSVKRGQLRDQKRKGKWAGNVSELPLEKAHAQLERYQNLDDEETDSDKKLGGNGNTYFVVPILMAHSSSVRVSSTAHCSSNVYEDLSDDCLSKSQLAVEKISISSIHPLTDGSAEDYLDSNCSRGRYSGTDDISNGTEKVRIPLVDDFGNEDVLDFTYISXNTIYQNAYVHVSLARIADDDXCSICAGNCLLSQVPCVCARDTGGEYAYKKQGLLKEEFLRLYISMNLEPHKHYLFKCQDCPLERAKNSCKPEPCKGHLVRKFIKECWRKCGCSMLCGNRVVQSGVTRNLHNYDSYSTVSTSAYYVIVYMYYVLRKRVLRDEDDLCLDETLYGNIARFINHRCHDGNFLAIPVEIESSDHHYYHIDFFTKEKVSALEELTWDYGIDFDDRSHPIDVFCRGMRREGE